TTTAGAGATTGAGACTGTTGTTTTGAATCATGAGGTCTGTTTTATTTTCATTGTACATGAGTGAAGAATGTGGTGATAATAACTTATGGTCCTTGATTGTCTAGGCTTAAGAGATGAAAATAAGTAGGAAAGATTTTATAAGTCTAGTCTGAATAAAAGAAGaggataaaaagaaagaaaaaagaggggAAACTATGGCTGAAACCTTAAGGAAATGTTTGGTTTTAATATATGAATTGTCAAGTCTTTCTTTTGGTATATGCTCAAGGGTAATAAAAGAGAATCATAAGTGTAGATGTGTGGGTTGAAACCACTTGATTAATGGGAAAAAtttttaaagacatcttaggagaaGATTGAGAAAGGGTCAAGCATCACTTAACCCATAGTATCTTTCTTCCCAAAATAAGAGATTGTCATGGCATTCCTCATAAGTCTATGGGGTGTAACCTGCTACATTTGCACATTTGGTATTCTCTTTGCCATTTGCAGAGTTAAAAGGATCCTAAAAATGAATTTCTTGTGCCTTTATTAATTGTTCACTCAGATTAATAAACCTGGTCTTGAGGTTTGACTATAGACTTAAATGAATTATGTTGGTCTGCTCTGATATGTCTTAAGAGAAATGGGTTGACTAGGCTAGATAATGTATGGTAATTTGAAAGATTGCGGTAAAACTGGAAAGAGGAAAAGGCTCTCAAAAGGAATACTGTTTATTCTGAAAACAGGGCAAGAAAGTTTTATGTGGATGATATAATAAGGTAGATTCCTTAATATTTGGTTAGGTTGGGTTCATAATTAAGATCTTTATGTGAATTCTGTGTGCATTGATATGATTTTAGTTTGTGCTTGAGAGATGGTTTGTTTTCTCCCTTTTTCTAAGTAATGGTAAGACCTTAAAAATAAGGAAATCAGTGGGTTGCATACATTTAAAGTGGCAATAAAGTGTCttgggggtatatttgaccctttcttTGTGATGCTTTAGATAATATATCATGTTTCCCACTGTGAGATATGTTCTTGAGTTTATTAGTCTAAAGTCTAAGTAGAAGATAAAACTTGAACTTAAGTCATGTTGGACAGATGTGTTTTCCCTTTTGTGCAGTATTAAAAACCAGCTAAGGATATGCTATACTTGTAcagtttgaaaaaatgaaaactaGGAGTGGGCCACTGTTTATGAACATGTCTAAATCATGTGTATCCTCTTTTAAAATCAGCTTGGTTCTCTTTGCAATAGAATAGGATCAGGAGAAAAGGTCTAAAAGGGTTGCAAAACTTTGAACTTTAAATATTGAGTCTTTTGTGCATCCATGGGACTTTTGGCCGTGCTATTTGCTTAAGTTGTATCTGAAAGTGAAGTTGATGTACTCAAAATTGGATATATTACATAGAAGCATTAGAACTCAAAGTCTCTTGGCCTTATTTGCAGATTCATCTTGATTTGAATTTCAGTTTATTTGTGTCTTAACCTTTAACTGCACTGTGATGAAGGTGATGCAACACCTTACTTGTGTTTGTTTTAAAACAAAGAACTCTGATTTCACCTATTTGGATTTGTCATATCATGTCTGTTAGAATTATAGATTGGTTTTTTTCTGTTTACTTCCTGTATTTTCTGTGAGAATCACCTAGACTTGAGAATATGATTCCTAAAGAATGGCAAGAACCTTTAGTCGGGTTGTGTATAGGACATATAGGCTCATTTGAAGATTTTGTCTAAATAATTTTACATGTACTCTATGAATGCCAAATCTGTTGTGTTGTACCCTGTCTTGAAGCCGGTTTACCCTATCCTTGTGTGCCTTTACACTTTGTTATGTCTACTTGAATCAATATTGTTAGGAACTGTACTACTCCTATGTGATTGTCTATGTTGTGATTACTTGGTTTAGTTCAGTCTTGGACATATTATGCCCACACAGATTACTTTCTTTTTTCATGTTTAAATCATACTTGGTGCCTTGGTCTTAGGTCATAAGGGTAACCTGCCTGATGAGTCTATCCACCTCTTCTCTCCTTGTTCTCATCTGTTCTTGTTAACTTATAATTGTTCTATAGCTATGTATATTGGACCTATCCTATTTATTCCAAGCCATGTGTGTGTATGTGGACCTGTGTCTTCCATGGTTATTGTTGGTTGAGAGAGGTAGTTTAGGTGGGAGAGGGGCTTAGTTTAAGCCTTCCCCTGGTGACCAGCCATtccggaggttcatgaaacctcttgaaCTTGTGCAGCATCAGGAATAAAGGGGTTGATGACTTGGCCTTCCCATCACCTAGGTTTGGGGTTTGAGTTTAGAGACATGGAAATACATATGCACATTATTTGGGTTGGTGAATAAATATGATATATTGCCTATACATGTGTATACTTGTGTATAGAGTAGGAATTGTAAAAGAATAGgagattttgtatgtatgtgtgtatagttaTATGTATGATAAGAacagtaaaatataaactaaccggggtctttGTTTCCTTCCCCTCTCTACTGCATGGCCACTCGGGCCAACGTCCAGCCACCCTATTGGGTCAAAGGCTCAATAGGGAAATTCTTTCAAGTTCGTTCAGTctaaaaaaaagagaaagggaagctaatatattgaaggctcaatcatgggtaaaaatgacacgaaggcccaactatgggtaaAAATGGTTGGGATTTGATCCACCCCATTTTACCTTCCTTATATTTATGCCTTCTTTATTTGTTTAAAGTGTTTCATGTATCGTATTcatatttgtaaaaaaaaaacacaaacaatattggaatcatttatgttgcgaattaggcatcttaggcaaaacggtgcatatgccgtttagattgactctagctccaaaaaaaaacttttggaaaATCTTGatgattttgaaaattaaaaatggAAAGCAACTGCGTTTGTCCTAATAAATAATAAACTAAAGAGGTTTTCGGAAAGATAAGATAGTATATCATAGTGTTCAAATTAAGAGGATGAGTAAAAATTAGACAAGAAATCCTTTTCAATTATTAAATTACGTTTTCTGGATTTTGAGTTGATAAAAAATGTGATATGTTGGGCCAGAGCCCACCTGAGTCCTTTCTTATAGAAAATCagacatttcaaaaaaaaatatggggCTAGAGCCCATTAAATTTGATCTTTTGAAAAACAAAATGACAAAAGTTATTATTTGGGCTAAAGAATCCACTTGACTCTTTTTAGTATAAATTTGTAGGTAAGAAAACATGGCTGAGGCCCATATTTAATAGCTACAACAaggtatttttggactagaaccCGTGCAGTTTTGTCTTTAAAAAAGAAACCAATAACATAAACCATTCTTTTGGTTAAAGCCCATCTGATTCTTTTAAATCTTTGGTTAGAAAAATTCTAGGCTAAGGCTTACGTTTTAAATAAATGAAGTAAGGTGTTTTGGGGCCTAAAAACCAAATGGACTTCAAAGTCAAAATTTTGCTCTTGAAATAAATCTGAgactttatttaaaataaaaaataagtatatatatatatagcgtgcACATTTTTAAAAGGGTAATATATGCATAAGTTATTGGACCATAaattcaattcattttcttaaggATAAAACGTGCAAAAAATATCAAGAATCCCTTTCTTGTAAAATCAAAAAAGGGTCCAATTTTTACGCCCatgattataattttttttaggtAAGGATGTTTTAGAAAtgtattaaacggattaacccAGTCCACGTGTGAGCAAAGCATGAATAAAACCTATTCATCCAgactataaaaaataaataaacttttTATCCTTTtctatataaaaactgttctccttatatataaaaggaactaattatacACGGATATTATAAATCGGAagctaaataccctatatgtaaagggaatatattcatttcttttcaaaaatgatatgcaacatgACAGGCTATGGCGGGAAATAAACACTaagtaaacagttcatgcaaatactcacattggaattcgaaggtcaaccgtatagtacggatccttaatactagggtgcctaacaccttccctaggggatcaccagaatccttacctagaactttagattaagaaggatttttcacggcgtatgaataaacccttcaaaactgggtttcctaatttcctaaaaattaggtggcgactcttttaaaacaaagtccgaaagagcaccaacgatttcgaagtagctttttccgaatgctaaccccgcccgcgaaaaaTGCGAACCGTCACAGTTGGCTATAGTAGGAGCTAGGAGAAGTAGAGGTAGGATGAAGAAGAACttgggggaggtgattagacaggacatgacacagCTCCAGTTGActaaggacatgaccttagatagggaGGAAAGGAGGTCAAGGATtaaggtagaaggttagtagTTTGTTGAGTGTTGTGGTACTTTTAGTATTGTCGTACTTTTAGGTATCACATAGTTTCTTTTTTTCGCTAATGTGTATTGATATCTATTGTTGCACTTGTTTTGTACACttgctattttgttgttgttttcttcTTTGCTACTTTGAGTCGAGGGTTCCTCAGAAATAACTTTCTACCCCGCAAAGATAGAGATAaagtctgcgtacatcttaccttTCTCAGATCCCACATatattacactgggtatgttgttgtcgttgtttgTTGTAAATGGTGGACAATCTAGAGGGAGAGTAATGCTAGATGCTTTAAGAACAAAGGAGTGCGTATTGGGAATATCAAAATGAATTGTTTATTTTTTGTATAAACAGAACTATGTGAATGATACTAATTACTACTATTATAAGAAAGGATTTCAaaattttgtagtcctcacatgaaaTGTTTTGTCCGTTTTGCCCTAATACCTTGTAAGCTCTCACCCATTTTGGTAAATTTGAATAAGTATATGGGCTAATTAAATGTTAGGAGGAGAAATGATGTGGAAAGTTGATAGAGACACCACAAAAGATCTATTAATTCAACCAAATTTCAAATTGATCCAAAAGTTTATAGTCTTTCTTTTATGTGGAAATGATTATTAAACTTGTTTcaaattatcttttttttctATAAAATTTATTATAAACAAGTAAAAATGTTATTGTGATATTCCCTTTCTACCTTAGTACATgcttaattattaattaaaaattatttttcatgtatAGCTAAAATTGTTTGAAAAAAGTAATTGAAGAAATATTGTTAGCTCTCCAAATAATAATCTATCTTCGATATCTATATAGAATAGAAGAGGCAAAAGAAGGATAGGATGACAAGAGTCACCAtcataaaaatcaaaatatataaaaaaaaatgcatcAGTTAAAAAATTAAGTCTTAATTAAGTTGTTGTTCGTGCAATATGGGGCGAAAATATAGGAATGAGACAGTTATCTTCTGAAAACCCTTTGTAATACATAAAAAATTTCAAACTATATTTTCTAACCACGTTatcttatccatatccaacacaAACTAAAGAATCCAACACAAACTAAGAAGTCCAATTGTTCGGTTTATTTTGAAATTTTTGTACTATACAAATTCTTTTATGATTAGTTCATGGATATGTTTCTAATTTCATCTTATTGTGAAGGTGGTTAATACAAAAAAGGTAGTCCTAAGGGGAAATCAAAGCCGCCGTATGCGACTAGCTGAATGCTTGACAGGGAAGGTATTTTTCACTGCTAGAAATGATCACGGTATTAGATTGGtttctcatttttttcatttcttttggtCTCAATCCAGCATTCACTATCTATCAAGGGCCTCACAAGCTGGCAATTTCGCGGAGTCATTCAAATTTAATTATATTGGAAAGTTACGATTTTGAAGAAATAATGAAAAAGGATTTAGTTTTTGGTTAACCTGAATTGCAGAGGAAACTGGGATCTGACTATTCTTCTGGAAATTGAGATCTGAGTATTCTTCCTCTTTTTTCTTCTCAGTTGTTGCCCTCTTTCTGTTTAATCATGACTATGCAGCAAACTTCTTTGGGTTTATGATTTTGGGACGCATATGTCTATGGATTCAGAAGATTTAATTTGGTTGGAATCTTTTGATTGACTGTGTTGCGTCAATTTCACCGTAGACAAACATGTCAGAAAATATCAAACATCAAAAAATTtaatttcttaatttcataaaaTAGATGATGGTTCCGTACTTACATTTACTTGATTTCTAAATATAGATAACTTTTGCGTTATGTAACTATAGATCAGTATTAGATTTGACACAGTACCTTGTTTTTGTTTACTCTCGCTtatgttcatttcagatcagttTTCTGGCGAATAGTCCCATGTAATAAAAGGATGTTGATCATGATATGAATGTTTTTTCAACAAGTAAATGTTTGAATGACACATATTGTTTGTACTAATTTGCATTTTCTTGACATTTTTTGGGTTGTTTGTATAATTTCTTTGTTATTATTCGTTCCGGTCTGCAGTCTCAATTGTTGGAAACACTTTTAAGTATTATATTCACTTCTAACTACATTTTATCCCAAAACAAGTAACACTTGCTATTAAAAGAAACCTGACGTAGTTTGGCCTTTGATGATTACATGAATTCATTTGTTGGACAAATGTTTCTAGGTGTTTGATGATTACATTAATTCATTGATTGGACTGAAATTTTAGGCTAAAGAGCCATGGCAGAGAAAGCCAAAAAGTTCATGAAAGTTGGTGTGAAAAGTGGAATCCAATCACAACTTCTTAGATTCCGATTGAAGAGGAAGTATGGAGTTGCAAAAGACAAAATTTGTTCGTGATGTTCTAAAGAGTAATTGCTTTTCTTATGTGTGATAAAATCAAGCCATTCACTTGCATAGAGTACTAAAGGTTGTGCTTAAATTTCTTGTACTTTTGGGATGAACTTAAAGTTTCCATACGAcattgtctttttttttcttttttttttttttggtcacgCATAATATTTTTTagttattattatttatattatcCGCGCATCGCGCGAATATGtatactagtaataataataataataatataataataaataattgaAAACTAGAGTAATCATTTTTCACATATTTTGGACATTGAAATGCtttacaaaagatgagataatCAACGTTTTACATAATTAAGGACAAATGGTTAGATAAACATGAAATACTAAAACTACATACACGTTTAAGAAATTACAATAGTTCATTAAGAAAAACAAACTACAATATTTTTAAAGAAAGGAAAGATTAAAGTAAGAAAAACAAATAATTTCATTAACTTTCCTGTTCCTTTTTGTATGGTGTAATTGAAGAAACATTTAAAGTATTTCGTTGTATCaagacttttaattatttttaattttaaatactATCTTTATTTATAAGTGAACTTCATTGATGTCATCATACAACAATCTGTAGCATTAAATATTTCTTATATTACTTGAATATCATAATTATTTTTTCTTCCAAAAAAGGGGCTAGCCAATATAAGTTTAATAAAAAATATCAAGTTAAAATCTAACTTGCATGCGTTAATTTGTTTCAAATAAAAAGGAAGTCTATATACTCtaaaaaaatgttatttttttAACTTACAAAAACTTTTATATAATCAAATATCCTAGAAATATTGAAAAATTATCTAACTACCTTTACAACTGATATGATACAAAAACAACATAAAAAAGCAAGAgtagaaagaaaaaaacaataaaaaaaaacgaGTTGCAACTATAAATTCTAATGTAACTTGAGTCTAGCTTATCACAGGCCCAAATGTCACTGGTACATTAATAGAACTGATAGAATTCCTTTAAGTATAGAAAGGGATGCACTTTTCTAGTTTGTAAATACATTTGACAACTCCTTCTTGATTCAGTATCTATAATACACTTATCtattcagaaaaataaaaaaggctCGCTTAAGCTAAAGACGAGACTCACAAAGTCACTTCAAAAGAGAAATTCTCAACTTCAAATACAACGCTCATGTAAGAGGTAAGATTTCTAATCGACCCTAACCTTCATTATTAAGCTAAAAGAGTTCTCTCTGACCTTAATTTTATACGCTGATCCTTGCCTTAGCCTAACTTCACCCGGTATCCAAATATCCCGCCTAGTAAGTGTTACAACTATCCAAGTATTCAGGTACATTATCCTAATGGAGAATATATTATGTCCGAAAAACAGATTGTGGTTATGCCCAAGGAACTCAATGAACTAGAACAACGTTCTTTCATCTAGAGTCCACTTTTTTTGCGTTTTTTTGTTGGACTTGTAATGACAGACAATCAATGTATATACCTGCTTACTGGTTATGGAGAAACATATTTCTCTCTAATGGATCAAATTTTACTTTTAAATTTGCGTACaataaaagaagagaaaggaCCAAGAAAAACAGCACACCACCAAAACATAATCTTGAGAGAATGATGATATTAAAGTTGGCCTTGTCTGCCAAGAGTTTTTTACCTCTTCTCCAATAGGTAACAAAAAAATTTACTATGGCCCAGTTTTCTGGGAAACAAATGAGTCAGACCATAAGAGGtctacttattattattatttttttttaaatcaatggTTTATCTTCTTCCGCATAGCAAAACATGCCACCTATCAGACTACAAAATGGAAAATGTGTGTCAATGGTTCCTCATGCAGTAGCAGATTTCAGGTAGGCAATGAGGTCAGCGCGCTCATGTGGCTTCTTCAATCCGGGGAAAACCATCTTTGTTCCAGGTATGTACTGTAGAAACAATCAACAACATTGCATATAAAGAACATGCAGATTTTCTTGAAAGGAAATATAAGATAGTAGAAAAGCAAAGGGAACTACAATATGTATACTTCCATGCAATTCCCACAAGGGAGGATTCAAAAAAATTATGCAACATGGTTGAGCCATCAAATAACCTTATATCTCGATGATAAACACAAAATATCTAACATAATGAAAATGCCAATCGCACCTTCTTGGGGTTGAGCAGATAATCATACAAAGTGTTTTCTCCCCAATTCACGGCCATGTTCTTATTGGCAGCAGAGTAGGAGTAACCAGCAGTAGTTCCGGACTGCCTTCCAAAAAGTCCATTCAAATTAGGTCCTGTTAAAATAGACACCGTTGTAAGTTACAGCACAACTCGTAAAACAATTCTAAAGAAAAGAATTACACATCTGCCAGACACCCATCACCTAGAAAAGATATGAAAAGATAATTGTCAACATGGACCCTTTTAAGGAAGTACCAAGAGATTACGAGATTTGAGAAAACATTGGCAACAAAATCAAAGAAGGGGAAAGGACCATCTTACGTATACAAGAAGTGGGATGGAATAACTATAATACCACCCCCTCCTACGACTCATTTGACAACCATAAAAAAAGAATGATGAACACAAAAGTAATACAACGAACATCATTATACTGGTATTCTGCAAAATGAGTATcattaaaataagcttaaaaaaatctTGGTTTGGAATTTGCAATCATTTCTAAACTAATTCCATAGTGACAACAAAGAACACTGAGCAATCTAGTTTCCCTTCAACAAACCATCGGTAAGTTAGCCATTAAGAGCAACCTAGTTTTGAGTTAAGAGCAAAAGATATGGCATTATTCACTTCAAAAATATGAAACTATTTAGCAGATAAACTGAACAAGCAACAATTTCTAGCCAGTCATTTTTCCACACAATTAAATGAGTCACAATTGGAGCAAAATAATCATCACAAGTACCATAAAGTGTTCAACCCATAAATTCCTGAATCAAGTAAATCATAATTAAATGATTGTTAAACATCTAACTAAGCTATAATCAGAAATCCAAGAAAACATTACATAGAGACAACACGTTAAACAATACTAGGAGTGCTATTTGAATTTATTCTATCTGTTTCTTTTTGGACAAACAAAATCTTAATCTAAGTTCATAGAGCAATCACTAATTTAGCTGGGACAAAAACTTTTCCTTTAAAGCGAGATCTTAAACTCAGTCTTGTCAAAATACTAATAGCAtctttggatggttgttacctattgtattgtgttgttagtttaaatacagtGTTTGTTTTCATTGTTACTAAATTTTATTACATTGTAAGCATTATGTAACGATGAAATAATGAtgaaaagtccaatttgatgtAACGACTGATTGGGTGTGATCGAATTGTTATATGTGTGGCATTGTGTAACGACGAGAAGTAATAAGATGTTTGTATTCATCAAAAGAATATagtacagtacaatacaataccacAAAATACACTATCATATAAGTAATATAATCCATTCTGCAACGACATGGAACAACCATCCAAAGAAGGTGGAAGGCATGGTCGGGCTAGCGCTTAAGAATAAGAAC
The sequence above is a segment of the Lycium barbarum isolate Lr01 chromosome 6, ASM1917538v2, whole genome shotgun sequence genome. Coding sequences within it:
- the LOC132598931 gene encoding cytochrome c-like, with protein sequence MASFNMAPPGNEKAGEKIFKTKCAQCHTVDKGAGHKQGPNLNGLFGRQSGTTAGYSYSAANKNMAVNWGENTLYDYLLNPKKYIPGTKMVFPGLKKPHERADLIAYLKSATA